One segment of Hippopotamus amphibius kiboko isolate mHipAmp2 chromosome 2, mHipAmp2.hap2, whole genome shotgun sequence DNA contains the following:
- the SYNM gene encoding synemin isoform X1: protein MLSWQLQTGSEKAELQELNARLYDYVRRVRELERENLLLEEELRCRRGHEGLWAEAQARFAEEASSLRRQLDELSWATALAEGERDALRRELRELQLLGEEARAARGRLDAELDAQRRELQEELGARAALEVLLGRLQAERRGLDAARDRDVRELRARASSLSLRYRARASGPAAPPPRLREVHDGYALLVAESWRETVRLYEDEVRELEEALRRGQDGRREAEEETRLFAEEAEALRREALELEQLRALLEDELLRVREAYELQAEERQREIACLEDEKAALTLAMADRLRDYQELVQVKTGLSLEVATYRALLEGESNPEILILTERIENVPQEFRNKSYQYATSVVHRENERNLFPRQKAPSASFSHSLAPRPQAAVGGAARRDVLGSEYASFTTARQENAYEKTASRQTNFRTFSPTPGLLRNTDAQVKTFPDRPRTEGTQGTPANLAKEPAAAQEASRERRGEVAAGASESTWSNERTVLLGRKTEARATREQERNRPETVRTKREEKVFDSKEKASEERNLRWEELTKLDKEARKRESQQMREKADEKESLKETSVRERERPVSLEVSQDSTAEAAPQGLQTALKEHAGDGTGGEVETREAKLRLGTSDTAASLKGSSVTESIAENIVSSILKQFTHSPETEASADSFPDTKVTYVDRKELPGDRKTKTEIVMESKMTEEVDVSDEAGLDYLLSKDAKEVELKGKSTERLIGDIINLGLKGREGRAKVVNVEIIEEPVSYVSGEKADELPTPFEVEEVDDVSPGPKGLVVEEEVYGETDVTCSGNEGQKTRQPQENVTHVEEVTEAGDLEGEQSYFVSTPDEHPDEHPGGHERDEGSVYGQIHIEEESTIRYSWQDEIVPGSRRRTRSHDALGEKVVKPLDVPEASLEGDVGATHWKEQVRSGEFHTEPIVIEKEIKIPHELHTSIKGGFKEPRHQLVEVIEQLEENLPERMKEELSAFTREDVGGPGGVSVDVKKVQTAGGGGVTLVAEVNLSQTVDADRLDLEELSRDEAGEIEKAVESVVRDSLARRHSPGPGSPDGEAGAEAPVGGYGFKRWATQELYSPSPGEAEAARASPRAEPAPAQGPVSATVEVTSPTGFAQSRVLEDVSQSVRHVRIARPGTWRTEQVSPEGPAAQVVEVSGEGGLSRAASAAGASWSARHFTLGPDQSQVSKEVVFPGPEPARPEAGDAEEPGPVELSAGAHRSGRHSPFGSQQFHAKKEIIFQAAVSGAGKVGDYFQTVETAGPQTSVKHLQLGPREGFSEQIELTAPLSDRMELGVREASVRVEAWSGTRPQRHQGTEQIVPPPWEFSDSESSAHREGSADVTQATRSYTVGRKILMAEKSTFQRAISEPPREAGTGDMSGAEVTTGVSRSFRHIQLGPAETKTSEHVVFHGPVSTTLELAGSVEPPEVGEVADSGRTLRHVAPRPKETSFTFQMDLSNVEATPRWTQEATVLPPTGMEAEAHSVSDRGAWRDASSRNDLAAGVSFQGSAGDRHQAPGGKDKEQAEFDKTVQLQRMVDQRSVISDEKKVALLYLDNQEEENEGHWF from the exons ATGCTGTCCTGGCAGCTGCAGACAGGCTCCGAGAAGGCCGAGCTGCAGGAGCTCAACGCCCGGCTGTACGACTACGTGCGCCGGGTGCGCGAGCTGGAGCGCGAAAACCTgctcctggaggaggagctgcgcTGCCGGCGGGGGCACGAGGGCCTGTGGGCCGAGGCGCAGGCCCGCTTCGCCGAGGAGGCGAGCAGCCTGCGGCGGCAGCTGGACGAGCTGAGCTGGGCCACGGCGCTGGCCGAGGGCGAGCGCGACGCCCTGCGGCGCGAGCTGCGGGAGCTGCAGCTGCTGGGCGAGGAGGCGCGCGCCGCCCGCGGCCGCCTGGACGCCGAGCTGGACGCGCAGCGGCgggagctgcaggaggagctgggcGCGCGAGCCGCCCTCGAGGTGCTGCTGGGCCGGCTGCAGGCCGAGCGCCGCGGCCTCGACGCCGCCCGCGACCGCGACGTGCGGGAGCTGCGCGCGCGCGCCTCCAGCCTGAGCCTGCGCTACCGCGCCCGCGCCTCCGGCCccgccgcgcccccgccgcgcctgCGGGAGGTGCACGACGGCTACGCGCTGCTGGTGGCCGAGTCGTGGCGGGAGACCGTGCGGCTCTACGAGGACGAGGTGCGCGAGCTGGAGGAGGCGCTGCGGCGCGGCCAGGACGGCCGGCGCGAGGCCGAGGAGGAGACGCGACTGTTCGCGGAGGAGGCGGAGGCCCTGCGGCGCGAGGCGCTCGAGCTGGAGCAGCTGCGGGCGCTGCTGGAGGATGAGCTGCTGCGGGTGCGCGAGGCCTACGAGCTGCAGGCCGAGGAGCGGCAG AGAGAGATTGCCTGCCTGGAGGATGAGAAGGCAGCCCTTACCTTGGCCATGGCCGACCGGCTGCGAGACTATCAGGAGCTCGTGCAGGTGAAGACTGGCCTCAGCCTGGAGGTGGCAACCTACAG agCCTTACTGGAAGGAGAAAGTAATCCGGAGATACTGATCTTGACTGAGCGCATTGAAAATGTGCCACAAG AATTCAGAAACAAGTCCTATCAGTATGCCACCTCAGTAGTACACAGGGAAAACGAGAGAAATCTGTTTCCAAGGCAGAAAGCACCTTCCGCGAGCTTCAGTCACAGCCTGGCGCCGCGTCCTCAGGCAGCCGTGGGAGGCGCCGCCAGGAGAGACGTCCTGGGCTCCGAATACGCTTCCTTTACCACTGCCCGGCAGGAAAACGCTTACGAGAAAACGGCCAGCCGTCAGACCAACTTCAGAACTTTCTCTCCAACCCCTGGTCTTTTAAGAAATACTGACGCTCAAGTGAAAACATTCCCCGACAGACCAAGAACTGAAGGCACACAGGGCACCCCTGCTAACTTAGCCAAAGAGCCCGCCGCCGCCCAGGAAGCCTCCCGAGAACGCCGGGGCGAGGTGGCGGCAGGTGCTTCCGAGAGCACTTGGTCCAACGAGAGGACCGTCCTCTTGGGACGGAAAACAGAAGCTCGAGCCACGAGGGAGCAGGAGAGAAACAGACCGGAAACCGTCCGAacaaagagagaggagaaggtgTTCGATTCGAAAGAGAAGGCTTCAGAGGAGAGAAACTTAAGGTGGGAAGAACTGACAAAGTTAGATAAGgaagcaagaaagagagaaagccagCAAATGAGGGAAAAGGCAGACGAGAAGGAGTCCCTGAAGGAGACaagtgtgagggagagagagagaccagtCAGTCTAGAAGTGTCCCAGGACAGCACGGCAGAGGCGGCCCCCCAGGGTCTCCAGACAGCCCTGAAGGAGCATGCTGGTGATGGGACAGGTGGAGAGGTGGAAACCAGAGAGGCGAAGCTCAGGCTGGGCACCAGCGACACCGCAGCCTCTCTGAAAGGCAGTTCCGTGACCGAATCCATAGCTGAGAACATCGTTTCCAGCATCCTGAAGCAGTTTACCCACTCTCCTGAGACAGAAGCATCTGCTGATTCTTTTCCAGACACAAAAGTCACTTATGTGGACAGGAAAGAGCTTCCCGGTGACAGGAAGACAAAGACCGAGATAGTCATGGAGTCGAAAATGACTGAAGAGGTCGACGTTTCAGATGAAGCTGGCCTGGACTACCTGTTAAGCAAGGACGCCAAGGAGGTGGAGCTCAAAGGAAAGTCAACCGAGCGTTTGATCGGAGATATAATCAATCTTGGtctgaaggggagggaggggagggcaaagGTCGTCAACGTGGAGATCATCGAAGAGCCCGTGAGCTACGTCAGTGGCGAGAAGGCGGATGAGCTTCCCACCCCATTCGAAGTGGAGGAGGTCGATGATGTGTCTCCGGGCCCCAAGGGGCTTGTTGTTGAGGAGGAAGTTTATGGAGAAACAGATGTCACGTGCTCAGGAAACGAAGGTCAAAAGACCAGGCAGCCCCAAGAGAACGTGACTCACGTTGAAGAAGTGACGGAGGCAGGTGACTTGGAGGGAGAGCAGAGTTATTTTGTGTCGACTCCAGACGAACACCCCGACGAGCACCCCGGGGGCCACGAGAGAGACGAGGGCTCCGTGTATGGGCAGATCCACATTGAAGAGGAATCCACCATCAGGTACTCTTGGCAAGATGAAATTGTGCCAGGGTCCCGGAGGAGGACGAGGAGTCATGACGCACTGGGAGAGAAGGTTGTGAAGCCCCTGGATGTTCCAGAAGCGTCTCTGGAGGGGGACGTGGGTGCTACTCACTGGAAAGAACAAGTGAGAAGTGGCGAGTTTCATACTGAACCCATAGtcattgaaaaggaaattaaaataccGCACGAGCTCCACACATCCATCAAGGGAGGCTTCAAGGAGCCCAGGCACCAGCTGGTGGAGGTGATCGAGCAGCTGGAGGAGAACCTTCCAGAGCGCATGAAGGAAGAGCTGTCGGCCTTCACCCGAGAGGATGTGGGTGGGCCCGGGGGCGTCTCTGTTGATGTAAAGAAGGTCCAgacggcgggcggcgggggcgtGACCTTAGTGGCTGAAGTCAACCTCTCCCAGACGGTGGATGCCGACCGGTTAGACCTGGAGGAGCTGAGCAGGGACGAGGCGGGTGAGATTGAGAAGGCCGTGGAGTCAGTGGTACGAGACAGCCTGGCCCGGCGGCACAGCCCGGGCCCCGGCAGCCCGGACGGGGAGGCGGGAGCAGAGGCCCCGGTGGGCGGCTACGGCTTCAAGCGCTGGGCCACGCAGGAGCTGTACAGCCCCTCCCCGGGGGAGGCCGAAGCCGCCCGGGCCTCTCCCCGCGCCGAGCCGGCCCCTGCCCAGGGCCCCGTGTCGGCCACCGTGGAAGTCACCAGCCCGACGGGCTTCGCGCAGTCCCGCGTGCTGGAGGATGTCAGTCAGTCCGTGCGGCACGTTCGGATAGCACGCCCTGGAACTTGGAGGACTGAGCAGGTGTCCCCCGAGGGACCCGCCGCGCAGGTGGTGGAGGTAAGTGGGGAAGGCGGCCTGAGCCGGGCGGCAAGCGCGGCGGGAGCCAGCTGGTCCGCGAGGCACTTTACGTTGGGTCCTGATCAAAGCCAAGTGTCCAAAGAAGTCGTCTTCCCAGGGCCCGAGCCCGCCCGTCCGGAGGCCGGGGACGCGGAGGAGCCCGGGCCGGTAGAGCTGTCCGCAGGTGCCCACAGGTCCGGGAGGCACAGCCCATTTGGCTCCCAGCAATTCCATGCtaagaaggaaattatttttcaggctGCCGTCTCTGGGGCAGGGAAGGTTGGCGATTATTTTCAAACAGTGGAGACAGCGGGTCCCCAGACGTCTGTAAAGCACCTTCAGTTAGGCCCCAGGGAGGGGTTCAGTGAGCAGATTGAGCTCACCGCCCCCCTGTCAGACAGGATGGAGCTGGGAGTCAGAGAAGCTTCTGTGCGCGTGGAGGCGTGGTCAGGGACCAGGCCCCAGAGGCATCAAGGTACCGAGCAGATCGTGCCCCCACCCTGGGAATTTAGCGACTCCGAAAGCAGTGCCCACAGAGAGGGCTCGGCAGACGTGACCCAGGCCACCCGTAGTTACACTGTGGGTAGGAAAATCTTGATGGCTGAAAAGAGCACCTTCCAAAGGGCCATTTCCGAACCTCCTCGGGAGGCTGGTACAGGAGACATGTCAGGGGCAGAAGTGACAACAGGTGTGAGCAGATCCTTTAGGCATATTCAGCTGGGTCCTGCAGAAACCAAAACCTCTGAACACGTTGTCTTCCACGGACCCGTTTCTACAACACTTGAGCTTGCTGGTTCGGTGGAGCCCCCTGAGGTAGGCGAGGTCGCAGACAGTGGCAGAACACTAAGGCACGTTGCCCCGCGGCCCAAAGAAACTTCGTTTACCTTTCAGATGGACCTGAGTAACGTAGAGGCGACCCCCCGCTGGACACAAGAGGCCACAGTCCTTCCCCCCACAGGGATGGAAGCAGAAGCTCATAGTGTGTCTGACCGTGGTGCTTGGAGAGATGCCAGCAGTAGGAATGACCTGGCAGCCGGCGTGAGCTTTCAGGGCTCTGCTGGGGACAGACACCAGGCCCCCGGGGGAAAGGACAAGGAGCAGGCTGAGTTTGATAAGACGGTGCAGCTGCAGAGGATGGTAGACCAAAGGTCGGTGATTTCGGATGAAAAGAAGGTTGCCCTCCTCTATCTAGACAATCAGGAGGAGGAGAATGAGGGACACTGGTTTTGA
- the SYNM gene encoding synemin isoform X2, translating to MLSWQLQTGSEKAELQELNARLYDYVRRVRELERENLLLEEELRCRRGHEGLWAEAQARFAEEASSLRRQLDELSWATALAEGERDALRRELRELQLLGEEARAARGRLDAELDAQRRELQEELGARAALEVLLGRLQAERRGLDAARDRDVRELRARASSLSLRYRARASGPAAPPPRLREVHDGYALLVAESWRETVRLYEDEVRELEEALRRGQDGRREAEEETRLFAEEAEALRREALELEQLRALLEDELLRVREAYELQAEERQREIACLEDEKAALTLAMADRLRDYQELVQVKTGLSLEVATYRALLEGESNPEILILTERIENVPQEFRNKSYQYATSVVHRENERNLFPRQKAPSASFSHSLAPRPQAAVGGAARRDVLGSEYASFTTARQENAYEKTASRQTNFRTFSPTPGLLRNTDAQVKTFPDRPRTEGTQGTPANLAKEPAAAQEASRERRGEVAAGASESTWSNERTVLLGRKTEARATREQERNRPETVRTKREEKVFDSKEKASEERNLRWEELTKLDKEARKRESQQMREKADEKESLKETSVRERERPVSLEVSQDSTAEAAPQGLQTALKEHAGDGTGGEVETREAKLRLGTSDTAASLKGSSVTESIAENIVSSILKQFTHSPETEASADSFPDTKVTYVDRKELPGDRKTKTEIVMESKMTEEVDVSDEAGLDYLLSKDAKEVELKGKSTERLIGDIINLGLKGREGRAKVVNVEIIEEPVSYVSGEKADELPTPFEVEEVDDVSPGPKGLVVEEEVYGETDVTCSGNEGQKTRQPQENVTHVEEVTEAGDLEGEQSYFVSTPDEHPDEHPGGHERDEGSVYGQIHIEEESTIRYSWQDEIVPGSRRRTRSHDALGEKVVKPLDVPEASLEGDVGATHWKEQVRSGEFHTEPIVIEKEIKIPHELHTSIKGGFKEPRHQLVEVIEQLEENLPERMKEELSAFTREDVGGPGGVSVDVKKVQTAGGGGVTLVAEVNLSQTVDADRLDLEELSRDEAGEIEKAVESVVRDSLARRHSPGPGSPDGEAGAEAPVGGYGFKRWATQELYSPSPGEAEAARASPRAEPAPAQGPVSATVEVTSPTGFAQSRVLEDVSQSVRHVRIARPGTWRTEQVSPEGPAAQVVEMDLSNVEATPRWTQEATVLPPTGMEAEAHSVSDRGAWRDASSRNDLAAGVSFQGSAGDRHQAPGGKDKEQAEFDKTVQLQRMVDQRSVISDEKKVALLYLDNQEEENEGHWF from the exons ATGCTGTCCTGGCAGCTGCAGACAGGCTCCGAGAAGGCCGAGCTGCAGGAGCTCAACGCCCGGCTGTACGACTACGTGCGCCGGGTGCGCGAGCTGGAGCGCGAAAACCTgctcctggaggaggagctgcgcTGCCGGCGGGGGCACGAGGGCCTGTGGGCCGAGGCGCAGGCCCGCTTCGCCGAGGAGGCGAGCAGCCTGCGGCGGCAGCTGGACGAGCTGAGCTGGGCCACGGCGCTGGCCGAGGGCGAGCGCGACGCCCTGCGGCGCGAGCTGCGGGAGCTGCAGCTGCTGGGCGAGGAGGCGCGCGCCGCCCGCGGCCGCCTGGACGCCGAGCTGGACGCGCAGCGGCgggagctgcaggaggagctgggcGCGCGAGCCGCCCTCGAGGTGCTGCTGGGCCGGCTGCAGGCCGAGCGCCGCGGCCTCGACGCCGCCCGCGACCGCGACGTGCGGGAGCTGCGCGCGCGCGCCTCCAGCCTGAGCCTGCGCTACCGCGCCCGCGCCTCCGGCCccgccgcgcccccgccgcgcctgCGGGAGGTGCACGACGGCTACGCGCTGCTGGTGGCCGAGTCGTGGCGGGAGACCGTGCGGCTCTACGAGGACGAGGTGCGCGAGCTGGAGGAGGCGCTGCGGCGCGGCCAGGACGGCCGGCGCGAGGCCGAGGAGGAGACGCGACTGTTCGCGGAGGAGGCGGAGGCCCTGCGGCGCGAGGCGCTCGAGCTGGAGCAGCTGCGGGCGCTGCTGGAGGATGAGCTGCTGCGGGTGCGCGAGGCCTACGAGCTGCAGGCCGAGGAGCGGCAG AGAGAGATTGCCTGCCTGGAGGATGAGAAGGCAGCCCTTACCTTGGCCATGGCCGACCGGCTGCGAGACTATCAGGAGCTCGTGCAGGTGAAGACTGGCCTCAGCCTGGAGGTGGCAACCTACAG agCCTTACTGGAAGGAGAAAGTAATCCGGAGATACTGATCTTGACTGAGCGCATTGAAAATGTGCCACAAG AATTCAGAAACAAGTCCTATCAGTATGCCACCTCAGTAGTACACAGGGAAAACGAGAGAAATCTGTTTCCAAGGCAGAAAGCACCTTCCGCGAGCTTCAGTCACAGCCTGGCGCCGCGTCCTCAGGCAGCCGTGGGAGGCGCCGCCAGGAGAGACGTCCTGGGCTCCGAATACGCTTCCTTTACCACTGCCCGGCAGGAAAACGCTTACGAGAAAACGGCCAGCCGTCAGACCAACTTCAGAACTTTCTCTCCAACCCCTGGTCTTTTAAGAAATACTGACGCTCAAGTGAAAACATTCCCCGACAGACCAAGAACTGAAGGCACACAGGGCACCCCTGCTAACTTAGCCAAAGAGCCCGCCGCCGCCCAGGAAGCCTCCCGAGAACGCCGGGGCGAGGTGGCGGCAGGTGCTTCCGAGAGCACTTGGTCCAACGAGAGGACCGTCCTCTTGGGACGGAAAACAGAAGCTCGAGCCACGAGGGAGCAGGAGAGAAACAGACCGGAAACCGTCCGAacaaagagagaggagaaggtgTTCGATTCGAAAGAGAAGGCTTCAGAGGAGAGAAACTTAAGGTGGGAAGAACTGACAAAGTTAGATAAGgaagcaagaaagagagaaagccagCAAATGAGGGAAAAGGCAGACGAGAAGGAGTCCCTGAAGGAGACaagtgtgagggagagagagagaccagtCAGTCTAGAAGTGTCCCAGGACAGCACGGCAGAGGCGGCCCCCCAGGGTCTCCAGACAGCCCTGAAGGAGCATGCTGGTGATGGGACAGGTGGAGAGGTGGAAACCAGAGAGGCGAAGCTCAGGCTGGGCACCAGCGACACCGCAGCCTCTCTGAAAGGCAGTTCCGTGACCGAATCCATAGCTGAGAACATCGTTTCCAGCATCCTGAAGCAGTTTACCCACTCTCCTGAGACAGAAGCATCTGCTGATTCTTTTCCAGACACAAAAGTCACTTATGTGGACAGGAAAGAGCTTCCCGGTGACAGGAAGACAAAGACCGAGATAGTCATGGAGTCGAAAATGACTGAAGAGGTCGACGTTTCAGATGAAGCTGGCCTGGACTACCTGTTAAGCAAGGACGCCAAGGAGGTGGAGCTCAAAGGAAAGTCAACCGAGCGTTTGATCGGAGATATAATCAATCTTGGtctgaaggggagggaggggagggcaaagGTCGTCAACGTGGAGATCATCGAAGAGCCCGTGAGCTACGTCAGTGGCGAGAAGGCGGATGAGCTTCCCACCCCATTCGAAGTGGAGGAGGTCGATGATGTGTCTCCGGGCCCCAAGGGGCTTGTTGTTGAGGAGGAAGTTTATGGAGAAACAGATGTCACGTGCTCAGGAAACGAAGGTCAAAAGACCAGGCAGCCCCAAGAGAACGTGACTCACGTTGAAGAAGTGACGGAGGCAGGTGACTTGGAGGGAGAGCAGAGTTATTTTGTGTCGACTCCAGACGAACACCCCGACGAGCACCCCGGGGGCCACGAGAGAGACGAGGGCTCCGTGTATGGGCAGATCCACATTGAAGAGGAATCCACCATCAGGTACTCTTGGCAAGATGAAATTGTGCCAGGGTCCCGGAGGAGGACGAGGAGTCATGACGCACTGGGAGAGAAGGTTGTGAAGCCCCTGGATGTTCCAGAAGCGTCTCTGGAGGGGGACGTGGGTGCTACTCACTGGAAAGAACAAGTGAGAAGTGGCGAGTTTCATACTGAACCCATAGtcattgaaaaggaaattaaaataccGCACGAGCTCCACACATCCATCAAGGGAGGCTTCAAGGAGCCCAGGCACCAGCTGGTGGAGGTGATCGAGCAGCTGGAGGAGAACCTTCCAGAGCGCATGAAGGAAGAGCTGTCGGCCTTCACCCGAGAGGATGTGGGTGGGCCCGGGGGCGTCTCTGTTGATGTAAAGAAGGTCCAgacggcgggcggcgggggcgtGACCTTAGTGGCTGAAGTCAACCTCTCCCAGACGGTGGATGCCGACCGGTTAGACCTGGAGGAGCTGAGCAGGGACGAGGCGGGTGAGATTGAGAAGGCCGTGGAGTCAGTGGTACGAGACAGCCTGGCCCGGCGGCACAGCCCGGGCCCCGGCAGCCCGGACGGGGAGGCGGGAGCAGAGGCCCCGGTGGGCGGCTACGGCTTCAAGCGCTGGGCCACGCAGGAGCTGTACAGCCCCTCCCCGGGGGAGGCCGAAGCCGCCCGGGCCTCTCCCCGCGCCGAGCCGGCCCCTGCCCAGGGCCCCGTGTCGGCCACCGTGGAAGTCACCAGCCCGACGGGCTTCGCGCAGTCCCGCGTGCTGGAGGATGTCAGTCAGTCCGTGCGGCACGTTCGGATAGCACGCCCTGGAACTTGGAGGACTGAGCAGGTGTCCCCCGAGGGACCCGCCGCGCAGGTGGTGGAG ATGGACCTGAGTAACGTAGAGGCGACCCCCCGCTGGACACAAGAGGCCACAGTCCTTCCCCCCACAGGGATGGAAGCAGAAGCTCATAGTGTGTCTGACCGTGGTGCTTGGAGAGATGCCAGCAGTAGGAATGACCTGGCAGCCGGCGTGAGCTTTCAGGGCTCTGCTGGGGACAGACACCAGGCCCCCGGGGGAAAGGACAAGGAGCAGGCTGAGTTTGATAAGACGGTGCAGCTGCAGAGGATGGTAGACCAAAGGTCGGTGATTTCGGATGAAAAGAAGGTTGCCCTCCTCTATCTAGACAATCAGGAGGAGGAGAATGAGGGACACTGGTTTTGA